In Gossypium arboreum isolate Shixiya-1 chromosome 6, ASM2569848v2, whole genome shotgun sequence, the following are encoded in one genomic region:
- the LOC108483992 gene encoding embryogenesis-like protein, whose amino-acid sequence MANRSLVSLYKYLFRHPFQSSAKPTSPFLFKSLSPLQTQLVANSVPSPRPASFRFPVFQTSQVQHPIYHILRKYSSESPASKLDVNKEVDSINLKFAEAREEIEMAMESKETVYFNEEAECARASVKEVLDMFEGLLGKLPEAEKAALQRSMGLKIEQLKAELQQLDD is encoded by the coding sequence ATGGCTAATCGTTCTCTAGTTTCCCTTTACAAGTACCTTTTCAGGCACCCTTTTCAATCATCTGCAAAACCTACGTCCCCTTTTCTCTTTAAATCCCTTTCTCCGCTTCAAACTCAACTCGTGGCCAACTCTGTCCCATCTCCGAGACCTGCCTCTTTTCGATTCCCAGTCTTCCAAACCTCACAGGTTCAGCACCCAATTTACCACATCCTGAGGAAGTACAGTTCTGAGTCACCAGCATCCAAGTTGGATGTGAACAAGGAGGTGGACTCGATCAACCTCAAGTTTGCAGAGGCAAGAGAAGAGATAGAGATGGCAATGGAGTCTAAAGAGACCGTTTATTTCAACGAAGAAGCAGAGTGTGCTCGTGCTTCTGTTAAAGAGGTTTTGGACATGTTTGAAGGGCTTTTAGGAAAGCTACCAGAGGCCGAAAAGGCTGCTTTGCAACGTTCAATGGGACTTAAGATTGAGCAGCTCAAGGCTGAGCTTCAACAGTTGGATGATTGA